DNA sequence from the Methanococcus maripaludis genome:
ATTTATACCAGTTAAGTACCATTTCAGCACTTTTTGAGTAGTAAATATCTACATCTAAATCTTCATATTCATTTTTTAATTCAACGATCATATCAACTATTTCTTCGATTTTATCGCCGCAACCCGTAATGCCCCAAGCTATTTTAACCATTTTTACTCACCCTCCTCATTTAAACAATTATAAAATTTTTTAAGAGTTCTTTTAAGGGTCCTGATTCCTTCCACGTCTTCTTCGACTCCCTTTTTACCGTTATCTTGGGACCAGAATGTAGCGCCCAAGTTAGAACCAAAAGAACCTCCACTTATTGGAATTACTCCATTTAATATGTAAAAGTCATGAATGGTTTTTAATACAACTTCTTGACCGCCATTTCTATCCCCTCCAACGGATAGGGCCATTCCATATTTATTCCTTAACACATCTATGTCCTCTGCAAATATTGCCCTGCATCTATCCATTATGGTTTTTAACTGTCCAGAAACAGTTCCATTATAACAAGGACTTCCCAGTATAACTGCATCAGCCCATTTTAGACCATTGTAGATTTCCTGCATACTATCTTTATGAACGCAACCTTCTTTAGTTCTAACGCAGTAATCGCAGTGTATGCAAAATTCAATCTTTTTTTGAAAAACTGAAATATATTTAGTTTCAAATCCTTTTTCTTTTAAATAATCAAGTGCATAATTTACAGCAAAATGGGTTCCTTCTTTTCTTGGACTTCCGGATATTCCTAGGATTTTCATAAAAACACCTATCAATTCAGAAATTTACGATAATATAATTATAAGAATTTAAATCCATATAAGTTAATATATTTATATATAATTTATCTTTTTTGGTATGCTCTGAGTTTAAAATGAAAAATTACGACATTTTTGAACGTTAATGTATATATTTTAAGATATTATTTCCAAGGATCGTATCTTTTTAAAAGAAGAGACAATCCAATAATCGTTATGGAGCTCAGGGTCATTGCAAAAGCTGCAAGTTCAGGTTCAAATCTGATGTTATACGAATAAAGGGCACCTGCTGCAACAGGAATCAAAATCGAGTTATAGGCAAAAGCCCAGAATAAATTTAATTTTATCTGTTTTAACACCCGTTTACTCAATTTTACAAATCCTGTAACGTATTTCAAATCGTCATTCATTAAAACGACTTCACCACTTTCAATTGCAATATCCGTTCCGCTCCCAACGGCAATTCCAACGTCTGCGGTAGAAAGAGCTGGCGCATCATTTATTCCATCACCAATAAATTCAACGTAACCGTTTGCATTTTCTTTAATTGATTTAACAATTTCCGACTTTTTTTCAGGTAGCACGTTTGAAAATATATGATTTTCCAAAATACCAACTTCTTTTCCAATTACTTTTGCGGCTTTTTCATTGTCCCCCGTAACCATGTATGATTCTATTCCCATTTCGCGCAAATTTTGAACCGTGATTTTTGCATTTTCTTTTATTTTATCGGATATTCCAATTATTCCAATTATTCTGTGTTCAATAGCAACAATTATCACGGTTTTTGCGTTTTCTTCTAATCGGGATATTTCTTTAGTATAATCTTCATTTATTGAAATATTATTTTCTTCCATAAGGCGCCTGTTTCCAACAAGAACCTTTTGGTCCTTTATTATTCCAGTAATTCCCATTCCTGTAATCGATTCAAATTTTTCAGGTTCAGAAAGTGAAATATTTAATTCGTCTGCTTTTTTAAGAATTGCAAGTGCTAATGGGTGTTCAGAGTTTTTTTCAAGAGTTCCCGCAATTAATAAAACTTCTTCTTTGGAATAATCTGAAATTATTTCATCAACTTCGGGTTCTCCTTTTGTAATGGTTCCGGTTTTATCAAAAATCATGCATTTGAGGTTTCCTGCAACATCAAATACTTTGCTGTCTTTAATTAAAATACCGAGTTCTGCACCCCTTCCAACTCCAACGGTTATTGCGGTAGGCGTGGCAAGTCCAAGGGCACAAGGGCATGCAATTACCATTACTGAAATAAATGTCGTTACTGCAAGTAAAATTCCGCCGTTAAAAAACCAGTAAAGTGAAGAAATAAGTGCAATTGTAAATACCACAGGTATAAAGTAAGAAACTGCTTTATCAGCCAGATTTTGAATATCTGGTTTTGAAATTTGGGCATTTTTAACAAGCTGGATTATTTGGGATAGCACTGTATCTTTTCCAATTTTTTCAGCAGTTATTTTTAAAATCCCATTTTTATTTATTGTTCCCCCGATTACTGAATCTCCTTTTTTCTTCGGATTTGGGATTGGCTCTCCAGTAATCATTGATTCATCAACGTAAGAATCGCCCTCAAAGACAATTCCATCAACCGCAATCTTTTCTCCAGGGCGGATTAATAGGGTATCTCCGACAATCACGTTTTCAATTGGAATTTCCAGTTCTTCGTTATTTCGAATGACTTTCGCGTTTTTTACCTGTAAACCCATTAATTTTTTAATCGCTTCAGAGGTTCTACCCTTTGCACGTTCTTCTAAGTATCTACCAAGAGTCAAAAGTGTTGCAAGCATTATTGTTGTATCGTAAAACATAAAGTTCATTGGAAGCAGTCCCAAAGTTACAAGCAGTGCCGAGATATATGCAACCCCCATTCCAAGAGAATACATAACATCCATGTTTAGGGACTTAACTTTAAGCGAATTAAATCCTGCTTTAAAAATCGGCAGTGCAATGTATATCAAAGGCGGAATCGACACTAAAAATGCTAAATACGGTTTATATGGGATTTGAATATACATAATTGAAAACAGTGTAATTGAAAAAACTGCCCCAACAATTATTTTTTTAAGTTTTTCTTTTAGTTCAGTTTCTTTATTGGGTAATTCTTCAACTTCTTCTGCAATTCCAAGGACTTCATAGCCTAACCTTTCAATTTTTATCCCGATATCTTCGATATTAACGATTTTTGGATCAAAATTAATAACTGCGCTTTCGTCCAGTAAATTCACAACTATACTTTCAACACCGTCCATCTTAGAAACAGATTTTTCAATCGTTTTTACACAGACTGCGCAAGTCATTCCAGAAATTTTTAGTTTTACTTCCATAAAAACTACCCAAGTTTAATTAGCCAATTTTTCTGCAGGATATAGCTCAAAAGCTTCATTTTTTAAAATTTCTTCTTCATTCACTATTTTTTCATCGTAAGTTATAATTCCAATACCTGCTTCTAAGTCGATATCAACATTTATTACGCCTTCAAGCTCACTTAAAAGATTTTTAATGGTTTTTACACACATCTGGCAACTCATTCCAGTTATTTTTAATTTTAATTCCTCCATCCGATTCACCACACAAAATTTAATTAAATATATTATGATTGTGCAACTATATAACACTTCCATATATATCAACAATAAACTAAAAAATTATCGTTAGTTTGGGAATAAAATGTTAAAAAAGATTGATTATTTAATAATATTAAGAATCCAATTTTTGAATTCATCATTTGAATCATCGATATTTATTTTTAAGATTGCAGGAGTTTCAAGAGGATGAATTTCATTAATCATATCTTTTAATGAAATCCATCTGTTTTCGGTAGTTTTTAAAAATGCACCGATTTCTGTATTTATTGAAACGTCACCATCGTTAAAATAGTGTGCTTCATGCTCTCTTAAGTTTGCGCAGGCTATCATTTTTTTCTCCAAAAGATAACCTACAATAGATTTTGCAGTTTCAAAGTTTGGAAATGTTGTATAAACAAGAGTTGGTTTTTCCATAATATTGCCCCCCCAATATTTTTATTACATTTCAGCAAGTTTTTTTCCAAATTCTTGACATTTTTTAAGGTGTTTTTCATTGGGAACAAATCTACATGTTAGGCATTCGTCATCCACGGTGTCAAAAGATAATATGTCAAAAGTATTTTTAATATGTTTTGTAGCACTTTCTGCCCAACCGTAAGAACCAAAAGCAGCCGCAATTTTTTTGTTTGGTTTTAAACCTTCCATGTATTTTAAAAATCTGGCGACTTCAGGGTATAAATTAATATTAAGAGTTGGGGATCCCACAAGCACGTATTTTGCATCCAAAATTTCAGCTATTATTTTACTTACTGGAGTTTTAGATATTTTAAAAACTTTAACTTCAACACCGCTTTCAATTAATCCTTCTGCAATAGCAAGTCCGATTTTTTCAGTTGAGCTGTACA
Encoded proteins:
- the cutA gene encoding divalent cation tolerance protein CutA translates to MEKPTLVYTTFPNFETAKSIVGYLLEKKMIACANLREHEAHYFNDGDVSINTEIGAFLKTTENRWISLKDMINEIHPLETPAILKINIDDSNDEFKNWILNIIK
- a CDS encoding heavy metal translocating P-type ATPase; this encodes MEVKLKISGMTCAVCVKTIEKSVSKMDGVESIVVNLLDESAVINFDPKIVNIEDIGIKIERLGYEVLGIAEEVEELPNKETELKEKLKKIIVGAVFSITLFSIMYIQIPYKPYLAFLVSIPPLIYIALPIFKAGFNSLKVKSLNMDVMYSLGMGVAYISALLVTLGLLPMNFMFYDTTIMLATLLTLGRYLEERAKGRTSEAIKKLMGLQVKNAKVIRNNEELEIPIENVIVGDTLLIRPGEKIAVDGIVFEGDSYVDESMITGEPIPNPKKKGDSVIGGTINKNGILKITAEKIGKDTVLSQIIQLVKNAQISKPDIQNLADKAVSYFIPVVFTIALISSLYWFFNGGILLAVTTFISVMVIACPCALGLATPTAITVGVGRGAELGILIKDSKVFDVAGNLKCMIFDKTGTITKGEPEVDEIISDYSKEEVLLIAGTLEKNSEHPLALAILKKADELNISLSEPEKFESITGMGITGIIKDQKVLVGNRRLMEENNISINEDYTKEISRLEENAKTVIIVAIEHRIIGIIGISDKIKENAKITVQNLREMGIESYMVTGDNEKAAKVIGKEVGILENHIFSNVLPEKKSEIVKSIKENANGYVEFIGDGINDAPALSTADVGIAVGSGTDIAIESGEVVLMNDDLKYVTGFVKLSKRVLKQIKLNLFWAFAYNSILIPVAAGALYSYNIRFEPELAAFAMTLSSITIIGLSLLLKRYDPWK
- a CDS encoding flavodoxin family protein — protein: MKILGISGSPRKEGTHFAVNYALDYLKEKGFETKYISVFQKKIEFCIHCDYCVRTKEGCVHKDSMQEIYNGLKWADAVILGSPCYNGTVSGQLKTIMDRCRAIFAEDIDVLRNKYGMALSVGGDRNGGQEVVLKTIHDFYILNGVIPISGGSFGSNLGATFWSQDNGKKGVEEDVEGIRTLKRTLKKFYNCLNEEGE
- a CDS encoding heavy-metal-associated domain-containing protein, which produces MEELKLKITGMSCQMCVKTIKNLLSELEGVINVDIDLEAGIGIITYDEKIVNEEEILKNEAFELYPAEKLAN